The genomic window TTAAGAGATGGAAGTTTCTTGCGTCTTAAATCATTAGAATTTGGTTACAGCCTGCCAGAAAAATTATTGAGTAGAATTAAGATTAAAAAAATGAGAATATACTTCAATGGATTAAATCTGATAACCTGGAGCCCTTTTGATATGTGGGATCCTGAGTTGAGAGGAAGTGGTTTTAACTATCCAATTCAGAAAGTTTATAATGTAGGCTTAAATATTAGTTTATAGGATTTATAATAAGAGAGATATGAAATCATATTTAAAATATTTATACATGATAGTAATGGTATCATCTACCATATCCTGTAAAAAATACCTAGATGTTATTCCTGATAACGTAGGCACAATTGATTATGCATTTAGAAATAGAAACGAAGCAGAAAAATATTTATTTACCTGCTATTCTACACTGCAAAAATTTAATAACACATGGTTTAATCCAGCTTTTACAACCTCTGGAGAGATTATATTTCCTAATAATTTAATCAATAATATGGGTATAAATCCATTAGGATTTAATTTAATAAGAGGAACACAGAATGCTGGTAATCCTGCTTTAAATTACTGGGACGGAGCAGAAGGTGGGCAAAGTTTGTTTGTGGCCATTAGGCATTGTAACACGATGTTAGAAAACATAGACAAACCTATTGATCTTACCGCGGGTGAAAAAGCAAGATGGATTGCAGAGGTAAAATTCCTAAAAGCTTACTATCATTATTATTTAATGAGGATGTATGGTCCAATTCCAATTACCGATGTTAATTTACCGATTAACAGTTCCATAGAAACAGTTAAAGTGAAGAGGGCGCCAGTAGATGAGGTTGTAAACTATATTGTTAAGTTGTTAGATGAGGCCAGGCCTTCTTTACCTCCTGTAATTAGTAACCAAACTTTAGAGTTGGGCAGAATAACACAAGTAATTGCATTATCGGTAAAAGCGGAAGCTTTACTGGCTACAGCGGCAAGTCCATTATTTAACGGTAACCCCGATTATGCAACTTTTAAAGATAAAGACGGGGTAAATTTATTTAGTTCTCAAGTTGATTTAACTAAATGGGATAGGGCGGCTGTTGCCTGTAAGGAAGCAATTGATTTAGCAGAGGAAAGGGGCCTGAAACTTCATGATTTTGTGCCACCTGCAAACATTCCTGCAACATTAACAGATTCTTTAAAAAAGGTACTAACCTTACAAACTGCAATAACCGAAAAGTGGGAGTTAAATACAGAGTTGATATGGGCGTTAAATCCGGTATTTGGATTTGGGCAGCAAGAATACGGAATGCCTAGATTAACAGTTAAATCTTCAACAAATTTAATTGCGCAAGGAACTTTGGCCGTACCAATTGCTCAACAAGAATTGTTCTATACTGATAAGGGACTCCCGATTAACGAAGATAAAAATTGGGACTATGCCAAACGTTACGAATTGAAAACAGCCGCAGATAAAGATCGCTTCTACGTGCATAAAGGCTACGAAACAGTGAACGCTCACTTTAATAGAGAGCCAAGATTTTATTCTTCTATCGCATTTGATGGTGGCGTATGGTACGGAAACGGAGTTTTAATACCAGAAAATGCACTTTATGTACAAGCAAGGGGAGTAGAGTCTTATGCAGGGCCGAAAGATTTAATTTATCTTAATGTTTCTGGATATTGGCCTAAAAAACTGGTTAATTATTTAACGGTATATGATGAGCGAATGACTTGGGAACCCTATCATTTTCCATTGATGAGGTTGGCTGGTTTGTATTTACTATACGCAGAAGCCTTAAACGAACAAGGAAAAAATTATACAGAGATACTGCCATACATAGACAAGGTTAGAACTAGGGCGGGGCTTCCTAGCGTTGAAACTTCATGGTCGGCGGCTAATTCTACAAGACCGGGAAAGTATGATAATCAACAAGGTTTAAGAGAAATTATCCATCAAGAAAGACGTATTGAATTGGCATTTGAAGGCCAAGCAGGTTGGGATTTACGCAGATGGAAAGAAATGGCAAATGTAATGAGTAGACCAATGCAGGGTTGGAATATATACGAAGGACAGGCTTTGAATTATTATCGTCCGCGTAATTTATTAACGCCAATTTTTAATGTTAGAAATTACTTATGGCCAATTAGGTCTATCAATCTAACTATTAATGATAACCTGGTTCAAAATCCACTATGGTAGCATATTGTAATTCTAAAGTTATGATGAAATTTAATAATCAATCCTTTGCACTCCTTATTCTATCACTGGTAATTGGTGTAACTTCTTGTAAAAAGAATAATGGTTTTAATGAAATCGTATCGAAAGATATGACCAAACCAGATGTAGTAACCAATATTAAGGTAGATAATTTTAATGGTGGATCGTATATTACTTACGACTTGCCTAACAGCCCAAATGTATTATACGTACTTGCTAAATACAGGATCAATGATAAAACGATTAGAGAAACGAAATCGTCATATTATTCTGATACCGTTATAGTAGAAGGATTTGCCAAAGAAAAAGAGTACGAAGTTGAACTACATACTGTTTCAAGAGCAAATGTAAAATCGGATCCTATTTACGTGAAAGTAAATCCAAAAACTCCCGTTTATAAAGTAGTTAGCCCAACTTTACAACTAGTGTCAGATTTTGGAGGGATAAATATTAAAGCGCAAAACACCCTAAAAAAAGAAGTTGGGATTATTTTTGTTGCCTATAATGCACAAACTCGCCAGATGGAAGTAGAAGATCAGTTTTTTACAAAGGCAGAAAACATAGATTATTCTATAAGAGGTTATGCTAGCACAGCTAAAGATTTTGGAGTTTATGTAACCGATAAATGGGGAAATATCTCTGATACTTTAAAAGCTAATTTGACTCCGTTATATGAGGAATTGGTAGATAAATCGAAATTTAGTGTTTACAATTTATCTTCAGATACACCTATTGGCTACAACTGGCAATTACCAAACTTATGGAATGGAAATACTGATGGAGATGGATGGCATACGCTAGAGGGTAATCCAAGACCTTATGTGGCCACTTTTAGTATTGGTAAAACATATAAGCTAAGCCGCTTTGTAATGTGGGAGAGAACAGGAACATTTACTTACGGCCATGGTAATCCTAAAGAGTTTTCAATATGGGGATCTAACGTTGCGCAACCTAGAGATCAGGTATTGCCAATTTTAGCGCCAGTTGGTACCGTACTAGGCGATTGGACTAATTTAGGTAATTATAATTTTCCAAATCCTCCTTCTGGAAATCCTCCAAGTGCTTATACGCCTGGAGATGAGGCGTTCGTAAAAGCAGGCGTTAGTTTTAACGTTCCGTTTAATGCCCCCGATGTTAAGTTTATTCGATTGGCTGTAGGAAATACATGGTCTGGTGGAGCAACTGCACACGTTATTGAGATGTCTTTTTATGGAAGACCCATATAATTAATAGGTTAGTTTTTAATAGAGAAAACATGAAAAATATAATTATAAAAATGCTTCTTCTAGTTACAGTTGTGATATATGGCTGTAGTAAACAGGACACAGATTTTCGAAATTTTTTAAAAGGCAAAGAAGTAATTTATACTGGTGCTGTCGGTAATGTTTCTAATTACCCTGGAAAAAATAGGGTACAACTCAAATGGAAATTAAGTTCTGATCCTACAATTACAAAATATATTGTTTATTGGAATAATAAATTGGATTCTCAAATAGTAAATATTACGCAAAAAACAGATAGTATCAGCACAATTATTTCTGGACTTCAAGAATACGTATATGCCTTTACCATATTTTCTGCTGATGCTAAAGGAAACAGGTCTATTCCCCAAGAAGTTAATAATGTTAAAATTTACGGCGATGTTTATAGTAGTTCACTTCTTAACAGAGGGTATGATGCAGAACAACCTTACTTAACATATACAGATGAAAAGGTAGAGCTAAAATTTATTACTCCAGATACCATACATGTGAGCACAACGATAAAGTATCAAAATAAATTTGGGATAGAAACAGAAAAGGTATTTAAGGGTAATGCAAATGTAATCACATTAACAGATCATAAATTAAACACACCAATTCTATATAAATCAGCCTATATACCAGCAAGAGGAGCAATAGATACATTCTATGTAAGCAATTTTAGTACATATCCAGCTTATGAGTTTAAAGAAATCATGTGTGCTAAAAATTTATTCAGTGCAATCTCTTTGGCTAGAGATGTAGGTGTTTACGAACCGGGTACAGGGATAAACAAGCTTTGGAACGGCGCTACAACACCTCAGTCTTATCCTAATATTTTCCATAGTTCTTCTAAAACTCTACCTCATGCTATAACTTTTGATATGGGTAAAGTATATAATGATTTACGCAGAGTTGAAATTATAGGTAGAGATGGCAACCATAACCCAACCGAGTTTGAAATATGGGGAATAGAAACTACACCAGTAGAATTATCTGTAGATCC from Pedobacter sp. SL55 includes these protein-coding regions:
- a CDS encoding RagB/SusD family nutrient uptake outer membrane protein, which encodes MKSYLKYLYMIVMVSSTISCKKYLDVIPDNVGTIDYAFRNRNEAEKYLFTCYSTLQKFNNTWFNPAFTTSGEIIFPNNLINNMGINPLGFNLIRGTQNAGNPALNYWDGAEGGQSLFVAIRHCNTMLENIDKPIDLTAGEKARWIAEVKFLKAYYHYYLMRMYGPIPITDVNLPINSSIETVKVKRAPVDEVVNYIVKLLDEARPSLPPVISNQTLELGRITQVIALSVKAEALLATAASPLFNGNPDYATFKDKDGVNLFSSQVDLTKWDRAAVACKEAIDLAEERGLKLHDFVPPANIPATLTDSLKKVLTLQTAITEKWELNTELIWALNPVFGFGQQEYGMPRLTVKSSTNLIAQGTLAVPIAQQELFYTDKGLPINEDKNWDYAKRYELKTAADKDRFYVHKGYETVNAHFNREPRFYSSIAFDGGVWYGNGVLIPENALYVQARGVESYAGPKDLIYLNVSGYWPKKLVNYLTVYDERMTWEPYHFPLMRLAGLYLLYAEALNEQGKNYTEILPYIDKVRTRAGLPSVETSWSAANSTRPGKYDNQQGLREIIHQERRIELAFEGQAGWDLRRWKEMANVMSRPMQGWNIYEGQALNYYRPRNLLTPIFNVRNYLWPIRSINLTINDNLVQNPLW
- a CDS encoding DUF5000 domain-containing lipoprotein: MMKFNNQSFALLILSLVIGVTSCKKNNGFNEIVSKDMTKPDVVTNIKVDNFNGGSYITYDLPNSPNVLYVLAKYRINDKTIRETKSSYYSDTVIVEGFAKEKEYEVELHTVSRANVKSDPIYVKVNPKTPVYKVVSPTLQLVSDFGGINIKAQNTLKKEVGIIFVAYNAQTRQMEVEDQFFTKAENIDYSIRGYASTAKDFGVYVTDKWGNISDTLKANLTPLYEELVDKSKFSVYNLSSDTPIGYNWQLPNLWNGNTDGDGWHTLEGNPRPYVATFSIGKTYKLSRFVMWERTGTFTYGHGNPKEFSIWGSNVAQPRDQVLPILAPVGTVLGDWTNLGNYNFPNPPSGNPPSAYTPGDEAFVKAGVSFNVPFNAPDVKFIRLAVGNTWSGGATAHVIEMSFYGRPI
- a CDS encoding DUF4998 domain-containing protein; translated protein: MLLLVTVVIYGCSKQDTDFRNFLKGKEVIYTGAVGNVSNYPGKNRVQLKWKLSSDPTITKYIVYWNNKLDSQIVNITQKTDSISTIISGLQEYVYAFTIFSADAKGNRSIPQEVNNVKIYGDVYSSSLLNRGYDAEQPYLTYTDEKVELKFITPDTIHVSTTIKYQNKFGIETEKVFKGNANVITLTDHKLNTPILYKSAYIPARGAIDTFYVSNFSTYPAYEFKEIMCAKNLFSAISLARDVGVYEPGTGINKLWNGATTPQSYPNIFHSSSKTLPHAITFDMGKVYNDLRRVEIIGRDGNHNPTEFEIWGIETTPVELSVDPSNATWPAEAVSKGWKLLVDAKRTDNGVNPMKFAFVANPPKVRYIRVRIKKVASGSNDSSNMTQLTFWNYQ